A stretch of Phoenix dactylifera cultivar Barhee BC4 unplaced genomic scaffold, palm_55x_up_171113_PBpolish2nd_filt_p 000767F, whole genome shotgun sequence DNA encodes these proteins:
- the LOC103696971 gene encoding uncharacterized protein LOC103696971 — protein sequence MARKRKSDATRLDEVDRTLYSTFCSAANSLSQLYTQAMNQQKISFQAGERHALEKVYQWILRQHEEGSRVNIDDILTYIQNEMDYGGEDAIVSPRLQFQHQHPHLQTAMHFTNLNSQPPSGFFAQGAIGLAPRPSHSDQAKNSVFSNALSSPVRRSLQPYHLAQGSGYYASGCLPTGNGARNHEANTQSQSREPNCPSSNDSSMDMHSDSPTHESY from the exons ATGGCGAGGAAGCGGAAATCGGACGCGACGCGCCTCGACGAGGTGGATCGGACGCTCTACTCCACCTTCTGCAGCGCGGCCAACTCGCTCTCCCAGCTGTACACCCAGGCCATGAACCAGCAGAAAATCTCCTTCCAGGCCGGCGAGCGCCATGCGCTG GAGAAGGTCTACCAATGGATCTTGAGACAGCATGAGGAAGGGTCAAGGGTGAACATAGATGATATACTTACATATATCCAG AATGAGATGGATTATGGAGGAGAGGATGCAATAGTTTCTCCAAGATTGCAATTTCAACACCAACATCCACATCTCCAAACTGCAATGCATTTTACGAACTTGAACTCGCAACCGCCATCTGGTTTTTTTGCGCAGGGAGCAATTGGACTTGCTCCACGGCCTAGTCACTCTGATCAGGCAAAAAATTCAGTTTTCTCGAATGCTCTTTCCAGCCCCGTTCGTAGGAGTCTTCAACCCTACCATCTGGCTCAGGGAAGTGGATATTATGCAAGTGGTTGTCTTCCCACCGGAAATGGAGCTAGGAACCATGAAGCGAACACTCAGAGTCAAAGCCGGGAGCCCAATTGTCCCAGCTCTAACGACTCATCCATGGATATGCATTCTGACAGCCCGACTCATGAATCTTACTGA